A single window of Granulicella sibirica DNA harbors:
- a CDS encoding methyltransferase domain-containing protein, giving the protein MPMDLSHRAYLEESMDVLSTYGEYRRCLHDLDSVSRLVLAHRATLHFLNRIAATNPTQPINILDVACGDGSMLRRLAKWAAKRGLSVRLTGLDLNPWAIDVAREFPNTTPPIEYVVSDVFAYEPLQPIDVILSAHFTHHLENHDIIRFLNWMERNARLGWFVNDLHRHPNPYRLFRLLGAVAPWHPIIISDGLISIRRAFTVDDWQACVLAAGIGEAVPAEEFPARVTVTRLKTPSQLLPA; this is encoded by the coding sequence ATGCCCATGGATCTCAGCCATCGCGCATACCTCGAAGAGAGCATGGACGTGCTCTCGACCTACGGGGAGTATCGAAGATGCCTGCACGATCTGGACTCGGTGAGCCGCCTCGTCCTCGCGCACCGGGCAACGCTTCACTTTCTCAACCGCATCGCCGCGACCAATCCGACGCAGCCGATCAATATCCTCGATGTAGCCTGCGGCGATGGCTCCATGCTCCGGCGCCTCGCAAAATGGGCTGCTAAGCGCGGCCTCTCTGTACGGCTGACCGGCCTCGATCTCAACCCATGGGCCATCGATGTCGCGCGCGAGTTCCCCAACACGACGCCCCCCATCGAATACGTCGTCTCAGATGTCTTTGCGTACGAGCCGCTCCAGCCTATCGACGTCATTCTCAGCGCGCATTTCACGCATCACCTTGAGAACCACGACATCATTCGCTTCCTCAACTGGATGGAGCGGAATGCCCGCCTTGGCTGGTTCGTCAACGACCTCCATCGCCACCCGAATCCCTACCGTCTCTTCCGCCTTCTCGGAGCCGTGGCGCCCTGGCACCCGATCATCATCTCGGACGGCCTCATCTCAATTCGGCGCGCCTTTACGGTAGACGACTGGCAGGCCTGCGTTCTGGCTGCGGGGATCGGCGAAGCGGTCCCAGCGGAGGAGTTTCCGGCCCGCGTCACCGTGACCAGGCTCAAGACGCCCAGCCAGCTCCTGCCCGCCTGA
- the glpK gene encoding glycerol kinase GlpK, translating to MAQYVLSLDQGTTSSRAMLFDHEGKIAGIAQHEFEQKYPNTGWVEHDPIDILTSQLTAAVEVLARAHVRPRDVASIGIANQRETTIVWDRESGKPVYNAIVWQDRRTAEFCSQLRNDGNEEMIRNKTGLLIDPYFSGTKITWILDNVDGARALAEQGKLAFGTVDCWLIWNLTSGKCHITDRTNASRTLLYNIVEDKWDEDLLRLLRIPASMMPEVVWSSQKVGRVTTTLGLGDVEIAGIAGDQQSALFGQMCVNPGDAKNTYGTGCFLLQNIGDTFTLSKERMITTLACTTNQKLQYALEGSVFIGGAVVQWLRDKMQFFEAAPDVEKIAKSVDSSNNVILVPAFTGLGAPHWDPYAGGMIIGLQRSTEIGHIARAALESIAFQVTDVLRAMDSDTDSKMTKLRADGGAAANDMLMQFQADLLGVPVERPAILETTAQGAAYLAGLATGFWDSVEEIGKTRPEGQIFTPKVDRALAEKKYAKWQDAVQRSKGWNKEN from the coding sequence ATGGCCCAGTACGTCCTCTCACTCGACCAGGGAACCACAAGCTCACGTGCCATGCTTTTCGACCATGAGGGCAAGATCGCAGGTATTGCCCAGCATGAGTTCGAGCAGAAGTATCCGAACACAGGATGGGTCGAGCATGATCCGATCGACATCCTTACTTCGCAATTGACGGCTGCCGTCGAGGTGCTTGCGCGGGCGCACGTTCGTCCACGGGATGTCGCTTCGATCGGCATCGCGAACCAGCGCGAGACGACGATCGTGTGGGATCGCGAGTCTGGTAAGCCGGTTTATAACGCGATCGTCTGGCAGGATCGGCGGACGGCCGAGTTCTGCTCGCAGCTTCGCAATGACGGCAATGAGGAGATGATCCGGAACAAGACCGGGCTTCTGATCGACCCGTACTTCTCCGGAACGAAGATCACGTGGATTCTCGATAACGTTGATGGTGCGCGTGCGCTCGCCGAGCAAGGCAAGCTTGCGTTTGGGACCGTAGACTGCTGGCTGATCTGGAACCTGACCAGCGGGAAATGCCACATCACCGATCGGACTAATGCTTCGCGAACATTGCTATACAACATCGTCGAAGACAAGTGGGATGAGGACTTGCTCAGGCTGCTGCGGATTCCAGCGAGCATGATGCCGGAGGTGGTCTGGTCGAGCCAGAAGGTAGGCCGGGTGACGACCACCCTTGGGCTTGGCGATGTTGAGATCGCGGGGATCGCGGGTGATCAGCAGTCGGCCCTATTTGGACAGATGTGCGTCAATCCCGGCGATGCGAAGAACACGTATGGGACCGGGTGCTTCCTGCTGCAGAACATCGGGGACACGTTCACGCTCTCGAAAGAGCGGATGATTACGACGCTCGCCTGCACGACGAATCAGAAACTCCAGTACGCGCTCGAGGGGAGCGTGTTTATCGGTGGGGCGGTGGTGCAGTGGCTGCGGGACAAGATGCAGTTCTTCGAGGCGGCTCCGGACGTGGAGAAGATTGCGAAGTCGGTGGATAGCTCGAACAACGTCATCCTCGTGCCTGCATTCACGGGACTTGGCGCGCCACACTGGGATCCTTACGCCGGTGGAATGATCATCGGGCTGCAGCGCTCGACCGAGATCGGCCACATTGCGCGGGCGGCGCTTGAAAGCATCGCTTTCCAGGTGACGGATGTACTTCGGGCGATGGACTCCGATACGGACTCGAAGATGACGAAGCTGAGGGCCGACGGTGGCGCGGCAGCGAACGACATGCTGATGCAGTTCCAGGCAGATCTGCTTGGGGTTCCGGTCGAGCGTCCGGCGATTTTGGAGACCACTGCGCAAGGCGCGGCTTACCTTGCAGGGCTCGCGACGGGCTTCTGGGATAGCGTGGAGGAGATCGGCAAGACGCGTCCGGAGGGGCAGATCTTTACGCCGAAGGTCGATCGGGCTCTGGCGGAGAAGAAGTACGCCAAGTGGCAAGATGCGGTGCAGCGGTCGAAGGGTTGGAATAAAGAGAACTAA
- a CDS encoding DUF6624 domain-containing protein, with product MSLRAVLLLSLAFCAPASPLATAQEAQQQPAVQPAWQQDMARRHEALIQQNGPGTDTVLRDQLLAMKQQDQEARGFRAGSTGLQGQIATNLASIDQDLTDQLKQIFYAKGWPTIRLVGIDASNAAMLILTHTPDHAWQRSILPQLETLADSGKIDGSTLALVVDKELVATGQLQRYGSQFKFVNGAMAMYAVEDPASLDQRRAQVLLPPMDVYRDMLEHIYHLKASNQIVSATPPAAK from the coding sequence ATGTCTTTGCGTGCCGTGCTTCTTCTCTCGCTGGCGTTTTGCGCCCCTGCTTCGCCCCTCGCAACAGCGCAGGAAGCCCAACAGCAACCGGCAGTGCAACCCGCTTGGCAACAGGATATGGCGAGACGGCACGAGGCGCTCATCCAGCAAAACGGCCCCGGCACCGACACTGTGCTGCGCGACCAACTCCTTGCCATGAAGCAGCAGGACCAGGAGGCGCGCGGCTTTCGCGCCGGTTCGACCGGGCTCCAGGGTCAGATCGCCACGAACCTGGCCAGCATCGACCAGGACCTCACCGATCAGCTCAAGCAGATCTTCTACGCCAAGGGCTGGCCGACCATCCGTCTCGTCGGCATCGACGCCTCGAACGCCGCCATGCTCATCCTCACCCACACCCCCGACCACGCGTGGCAGCGAAGCATTCTCCCGCAACTCGAAACCCTTGCCGACTCCGGCAAGATTGATGGCTCAACCCTCGCCCTCGTCGTCGACAAGGAGCTCGTTGCCACCGGCCAGTTGCAGCGCTACGGCTCGCAGTTCAAGTTCGTCAATGGAGCGATGGCGATGTACGCTGTCGAGGATCCGGCCTCGCTCGATCAACGCCGCGCCCAGGTCCTCCTGCCTCCCATGGATGTTTATCGCGACATGCTCGAACACATCTACCACCTCAAAGCGTCTAACCAGATTGTGAGCGCGACGCCGCCTGCGGCAAAGTAG
- a CDS encoding M1 family metallopeptidase yields MYLRSTLLALSFALASFASNSEAQRLPGGVHPEHYTLALTPDLKAATFAGNETIDLTLDASSSTITLNSSEIEIASVSAGGQSGTVRYDKDKEQATFSFAQPLAAGPVHLAIAFTGILNDKLRGFYLSKTKTRNYAVTQFEPTDARRAFPSFDEPALKATYDLSLTVDVPDTVIANGAMISDKPAAAGKHTLTFATTPKMSTYLVAFLVGDFQCITGKADGVPIRVCSTPDKIQFTHFALEAAEYILPYYDKYFGIKYPMPKLDLIGLPDFEAGAMENFGCITYRETDLLVDKNASVNAKKGVASVVAHEMAHQWFGDMVTMQWWDNLWLNEGFANWMENKPVAKWHPEWNFPQDVATTLDSTLNLDAQPTTHAIRAKETSTPDQINELFDGISYGKGGSVIGMVESYLGEELFRQGVHNYLQAHLYANATAEDFWNAQAATSHQPIDKIMASFIDQPGVPLLIFGDATAGSVTVTQKRFFLSPTDSASTEKWTIPVCVKASDKPDNPAKLGKQICTPITPEQTTLPLAPKAKLFFANAGDHGYYRTSYTPAQRKAIAASAEHSLSATERMGLLGDEYALVLSGQQPIADFLDLALSFKADPDASVIDSALGKIATIQASIATPEDADHIDALLRRELAPIYAMIGKPGGHESYNAQERRTTLFQRLGVAGDPSILAQANVLTGDAFTAHKSSDAALVDAAVTVSALNGDSALYDKLQAVAENATDPGLQSDALRTLARFQSPILVIRTLDYASSGKVRNQDSWILFTLLLRQPKTRDIAWNYIQQHWDKVHAQFTTNSGVRVVGATGSFCTVQGRDEVQSFFATHHVDASERTLAKAIDSINDCIRRRADEEPGLKAWLASRN; encoded by the coding sequence ATGTATCTCCGCTCCACCCTCCTTGCCCTGTCGTTTGCCCTCGCTTCCTTCGCATCCAATTCCGAAGCACAGCGCCTCCCCGGCGGCGTCCATCCCGAGCACTACACCCTCGCGCTGACCCCCGATCTCAAGGCCGCGACCTTCGCCGGTAACGAGACCATCGACCTGACGCTCGATGCTTCCTCGAGCACCATCACCCTGAACTCGTCCGAGATTGAGATCGCGTCCGTCTCCGCAGGCGGGCAAAGCGGAACCGTCAGATACGACAAGGATAAGGAGCAGGCCACCTTCAGCTTCGCCCAGCCGCTCGCCGCCGGGCCGGTTCATCTTGCCATCGCCTTCACGGGTATCCTCAACGACAAGCTCCGTGGCTTCTATCTCTCGAAGACCAAGACCCGCAACTACGCCGTCACGCAGTTCGAGCCGACCGACGCCCGGCGCGCCTTCCCGAGCTTCGATGAGCCCGCCCTCAAGGCCACCTACGACCTCTCGCTCACCGTCGACGTCCCCGATACCGTCATCGCCAATGGAGCCATGATCTCCGACAAGCCCGCCGCGGCAGGGAAGCACACCCTCACCTTCGCGACGACGCCGAAGATGTCGACGTATCTCGTCGCCTTCCTCGTCGGCGACTTCCAATGCATCACCGGCAAGGCCGACGGCGTACCCATCCGCGTCTGCTCCACGCCGGACAAGATCCAGTTCACCCACTTCGCCCTCGAAGCCGCCGAGTACATCCTGCCCTATTACGACAAGTACTTCGGCATCAAGTACCCCATGCCCAAGCTCGACCTCATCGGCCTGCCCGACTTCGAAGCTGGCGCCATGGAGAACTTCGGCTGCATCACCTACCGCGAGACCGATCTCCTCGTCGACAAGAACGCAAGCGTCAACGCGAAAAAAGGCGTCGCCTCCGTCGTTGCCCACGAGATGGCTCATCAGTGGTTCGGCGACATGGTCACCATGCAGTGGTGGGACAATCTCTGGCTCAACGAGGGCTTCGCCAACTGGATGGAGAACAAGCCCGTCGCCAAGTGGCACCCGGAGTGGAACTTCCCCCAGGACGTCGCCACGACCCTCGACAGCACCTTGAACCTCGATGCGCAGCCCACCACCCACGCCATCCGCGCCAAGGAAACCAGCACTCCCGACCAGATCAACGAACTCTTCGACGGCATCTCCTACGGCAAGGGCGGCTCTGTCATCGGCATGGTCGAGAGCTACCTCGGCGAAGAACTCTTTCGCCAGGGTGTTCACAATTACCTCCAGGCCCACCTCTACGCCAACGCTACCGCCGAGGACTTCTGGAATGCCCAGGCAGCAACCTCGCACCAGCCCATCGACAAGATCATGGCCAGCTTCATCGACCAGCCCGGCGTGCCTCTCCTCATCTTTGGCGACGCGACCGCGGGGAGCGTCACCGTCACCCAGAAGCGCTTCTTCCTCTCTCCCACCGACAGCGCCTCAACCGAGAAGTGGACGATCCCCGTCTGCGTAAAGGCGAGCGACAAGCCCGACAACCCAGCCAAGCTCGGCAAGCAGATCTGCACCCCGATCACCCCGGAGCAGACGACGCTCCCGCTCGCGCCGAAAGCGAAGCTGTTCTTCGCGAACGCCGGCGACCATGGCTACTACCGCACCTCCTACACCCCTGCCCAGCGCAAGGCCATCGCCGCCTCCGCCGAGCACTCCCTCAGCGCTACCGAGCGCATGGGTCTCCTCGGCGACGAGTACGCCCTCGTGCTCTCCGGCCAGCAGCCCATCGCCGACTTCCTCGATCTCGCCCTCTCCTTCAAGGCCGATCCCGACGCCTCCGTCATCGACAGCGCCCTCGGCAAGATCGCCACCATCCAGGCCAGCATCGCCACACCCGAGGACGCCGACCACATCGACGCTCTCCTGCGCCGCGAACTCGCCCCCATCTACGCGATGATCGGCAAGCCCGGCGGTCACGAGTCCTACAACGCGCAGGAGAGGCGTACCACGCTCTTCCAGCGCCTCGGAGTCGCCGGCGACCCCAGCATCCTCGCTCAGGCAAACGTGCTCACCGGCGACGCCTTCACCGCCCACAAATCCAGCGACGCCGCCCTCGTCGATGCCGCCGTCACCGTCTCCGCCCTCAATGGCGATTCAGCCCTCTACGACAAGCTCCAGGCCGTCGCCGAGAACGCCACCGACCCCGGCCTCCAGTCCGACGCGCTCCGCACCCTCGCCCGTTTCCAATCCCCCATCCTCGTTATCCGCACGCTCGACTACGCCTCCTCCGGCAAGGTCCGCAACCAGGATTCTTGGATCCTCTTCACCCTGCTCCTCCGTCAGCCCAAAACCCGCGACATCGCCTGGAACTACATCCAGCAGCACTGGGATAAAGTTCACGCCCAGTTCACCACCAACTCCGGCGTCCGTGTCGTCGGTGCCACCGGAAGCTTCTGCACGGTGCAGGGCCGTGACGAGGTTCAGAGCTTCTTCGCTACCCATCACGTCGACGCGTCGGAACGTACCCTCGCCAAGGCCATCGACAGCATCAACGACTGCATCCGCCGCCGCGCCGACGAAGAACCCGGCCTCAAAGCCTGGCTCGCCAGCCGGAACTAA
- a CDS encoding anti-sigma regulatory factor — protein MLPLSPEFEGSTAAKILPIRTADDIVLLRAAVRTAALEAGLGLVELTKLVTASVEIGRNTLTYGREGEVAIDTIYEKPSGVRLTFSDRGPGIEDVHLAMKDGFTTSGAMGLGLGGTSRLVDEFHIVSAPDEGTTVTIAKWKR, from the coding sequence ATGCTCCCTCTAAGCCCGGAGTTCGAGGGCTCGACTGCGGCGAAGATTCTTCCCATCCGCACCGCTGACGACATCGTTCTGCTGCGTGCCGCCGTCCGTACCGCCGCGCTCGAGGCCGGTCTCGGCCTTGTCGAATTGACCAAGCTCGTCACTGCCTCCGTGGAAATCGGTCGCAACACCTTGACCTACGGCCGCGAAGGCGAAGTGGCGATCGATACCATCTACGAAAAGCCCTCCGGCGTTCGGCTCACCTTTTCTGATCGCGGACCCGGCATCGAAGACGTTCACCTCGCCATGAAAGACGGTTTCACTACGAGCGGAGCCATGGGCCTCGGTCTCGGAGGAACAAGCCGCCTCGTCGATGAGTTCCATATCGTCTCCGCGCCCGACGAGGGCACCACGGTCACTATCGCCAAGTGGAAGCGTTAG
- a CDS encoding beta strand repeat-containing protein has translation MRRKSWLVLVLVSLSPLFTGCSGGTSSSNSQTTTPPATQNPVPAITSISPASVSAGAAPQTITVAGTGFLSSSTLSFDGITLPTSYGSSTSLQATVPATALARGEVGAVAISNPSPGGGTSPIASFNVMSPTPSITSLSPSAVPPGKAVTITISGSGFEANSGALWNGSARPTTFVGGTSLQVALTAADVQNFGTGQITVNNPGPGGSATGAMPLGIVGSPAITSLAPASVNAGAAAQTLTLTGFNFNSTSVVALDGVALPTTFVNTTTLQAALTVASLASGRAGAVMVTNSDPNGGVSAAATFNIVSPTPIVTAINPAAIVVGGPAVTIMLAGTGFEANSVVQWNGSARQTTFASSTSLLANLTADDLQRIGVAQITVSNPRPGGGASPAVPLPVVGPPVLTSVTPTALAVAPAATPATVLTLTGSNFAANATVTANGTALTITAQTSTQITASLPTSFLASSGTVYVVVVNPPTITGATPLSSFGMVLSVLDPTASFTVSPNYAPAGSPDTKITLYGQGGFFPDTVVQWNGTPLVTSYTSSSQIVATVPAALIATLGTASIGISAPENLGQAPPVQPFSTYLALPVNDIAWSAKDSLIYATIAGSGGPSIGNSLIGIDPNTGVIQKTIFVGSEPNRLALSDDGTQAFVGLDGIGAVRQVNLQTGTAGVQFSLGGGPGVYNPPFTAKALAIPPGQPNAVAVYSSAGVVTIFDSGVARTNTSSGLQTYFTSNVGGLAFGDSASTLYVSSEAIGSYLYKLSVDTTGVTGITQLSTSGSGSTLQYDNGRLYFPSGIAADATTGATLGQFSTASSYSTTPVPASGAIFSDSTLNRAFVLLNNYTNTGQIQAFDETTFNPVASLAVAGVGVVNSYSSSGSDLIRWGQTGLAFHASNQLYVVQGPIVKDVSASPADLKVTAQVATTASTGSNLSYQFTVSNTGPNAAVGATLILNVPGSVPIGAVTSSQGTCTGSGVLYCDLGSLANNATATVTFTGVPSLSGTIETIATAASQSFDPAMNNNRVTADTVVTGSLFSAQPSVTQLAPNFVAAGGATFTVTVNGSGFSSASSVLWNGSALPTTFVSATQLTATVDTSLIKTMGWGQVTVSSAAPGGGLSGSLTVSVYNLLNLPATAMTYDAFTRKLYTTLPSTATSVTGNSLAAVDPATGVVGTPISVGSEPNLLAETTSGNYLYIGLSGAKSLGRFNLKTQTLDLTVPLQSTSYFGSGPAAATGLAAVPGTDSAVAATGVGVIDFAGTTATVRTNSDPGLNNVTFADATHFYTYDNQSTGAEFYRYSLDSSGIHPIDGTTLLGFGGFGGTFALDRGLVYASGGGIIDPSTTPPSQVGLLPLGVGPYSTGLYGAGVIPYAAEQKSFNIGINTAGTALTFLERFDDQHFVMEDELQFPSSNIGSGVIGTRWGQDGLAYILPASFGSTVPNQILLLRGPFVLPAEGTTNPAPSLTSTGTTTIAVGSGNQTLTLTGSGFLPGATVLWNGTVLSTTWVDAQHLTAAVGAQDVNSAATVSITCRNPGSTDSSALTLSVQ, from the coding sequence TTGCGACGTAAGTCTTGGCTCGTTCTTGTCCTTGTTTCCCTGTCTCCACTTTTCACAGGCTGTTCCGGTGGCACCAGTTCCTCCAACTCTCAGACGACCACACCTCCAGCCACGCAGAACCCTGTTCCGGCGATAACGTCCATCTCGCCTGCCTCGGTTTCGGCCGGCGCCGCGCCGCAGACAATCACGGTTGCGGGCACTGGATTCCTCTCGTCGTCTACGCTGTCGTTCGACGGCATAACCTTGCCGACCAGCTATGGAAGCTCTACGTCGCTCCAGGCCACGGTTCCCGCGACCGCGCTCGCCAGGGGAGAGGTCGGAGCGGTCGCAATCTCTAATCCGTCTCCCGGTGGCGGGACTTCGCCAATTGCCAGCTTCAACGTGATGAGTCCCACCCCGTCCATCACAAGTCTTTCACCGTCCGCCGTCCCACCGGGCAAGGCTGTCACGATCACGATCTCCGGGTCGGGCTTTGAGGCTAACTCGGGTGCCCTGTGGAATGGCTCGGCACGGCCGACGACCTTCGTCGGCGGTACGTCGCTTCAGGTCGCGCTGACGGCTGCGGATGTACAGAACTTTGGCACCGGTCAGATCACCGTGAACAATCCGGGCCCGGGCGGAAGCGCCACCGGTGCCATGCCCCTCGGCATCGTGGGAAGTCCAGCAATCACATCGCTCGCCCCCGCATCCGTGAACGCGGGAGCCGCGGCCCAGACCCTCACCCTCACGGGATTCAACTTCAACAGCACCTCGGTGGTTGCGCTCGATGGAGTCGCACTCCCGACCACCTTCGTCAACACAACCACCTTGCAGGCGGCCCTGACCGTTGCATCGCTTGCCTCCGGCCGCGCTGGCGCTGTCATGGTCACCAACAGCGACCCCAACGGCGGCGTCTCGGCCGCCGCGACCTTCAACATCGTCAGTCCAACTCCCATCGTGACGGCAATCAATCCCGCCGCGATCGTAGTTGGCGGGCCAGCGGTCACGATCATGCTCGCCGGAACGGGCTTCGAGGCGAACTCCGTCGTGCAATGGAACGGGTCGGCGAGGCAGACGACGTTTGCCAGCAGCACGTCGCTCCTGGCAAATCTAACGGCCGATGACCTGCAGCGCATCGGCGTCGCACAGATCACGGTTTCCAATCCTCGTCCTGGCGGAGGCGCGTCGCCTGCAGTGCCGCTGCCTGTAGTCGGACCTCCTGTCCTGACATCGGTGACTCCGACAGCACTTGCCGTTGCCCCTGCCGCTACGCCTGCCACCGTGCTGACCCTCACCGGATCGAACTTCGCTGCGAACGCCACCGTGACGGCGAACGGCACCGCCCTCACGATCACTGCGCAAACCTCGACGCAGATCACGGCATCGCTGCCAACGAGCTTCCTGGCAAGCTCGGGCACGGTCTACGTCGTGGTAGTGAACCCGCCGACAATCACAGGAGCCACTCCGCTCTCGTCATTCGGAATGGTTCTGAGTGTGCTGGATCCGACAGCGAGCTTCACCGTCTCCCCGAACTACGCACCAGCGGGAAGCCCCGATACGAAGATCACCCTCTACGGACAGGGCGGCTTCTTCCCCGATACGGTTGTGCAGTGGAACGGCACGCCCCTCGTCACGTCTTACACCAGTTCATCGCAAATCGTCGCGACCGTTCCGGCTGCTCTGATCGCGACGCTCGGAACCGCCAGCATCGGGATCAGCGCGCCCGAGAATCTCGGGCAGGCTCCTCCGGTGCAGCCGTTCAGCACCTATCTTGCGCTCCCGGTGAATGATATTGCCTGGAGCGCCAAAGACAGCCTGATCTACGCGACCATCGCGGGATCGGGTGGTCCGTCGATCGGCAACAGCCTCATCGGCATCGACCCCAATACCGGCGTCATTCAGAAGACCATCTTCGTCGGCAGCGAACCCAACCGGCTCGCCCTCTCGGACGACGGCACGCAGGCATTTGTTGGTCTTGACGGTATCGGAGCGGTCCGTCAGGTAAACCTCCAGACCGGCACGGCGGGCGTGCAGTTCTCTCTCGGCGGAGGGCCAGGCGTCTACAACCCTCCATTCACCGCGAAGGCCCTCGCAATTCCTCCGGGCCAGCCTAACGCGGTCGCTGTGTACAGCAGCGCCGGCGTGGTCACGATCTTTGATTCCGGCGTTGCGAGAACGAACACAAGCAGCGGATTGCAGACCTACTTCACCTCCAACGTCGGTGGACTCGCGTTTGGCGATTCAGCCTCCACTCTCTACGTCTCCTCCGAGGCGATCGGGAGCTACCTCTACAAGCTTTCAGTCGACACAACCGGAGTGACGGGAATCACGCAGCTGAGTACCAGCGGAAGCGGTTCGACCCTCCAGTACGACAACGGCCGTCTGTACTTCCCCTCGGGCATTGCGGCAGATGCAACGACGGGCGCCACGCTCGGCCAATTCTCCACCGCATCCTCCTACTCAACAACGCCGGTCCCGGCCTCAGGGGCGATCTTTTCAGATTCGACGCTGAATCGCGCCTTCGTTCTCCTCAACAACTACACCAACACCGGCCAGATTCAGGCCTTTGACGAGACGACCTTCAACCCGGTCGCGAGCCTCGCCGTGGCGGGCGTGGGTGTTGTCAACTCCTACTCCTCGTCAGGTTCCGATCTCATTCGCTGGGGCCAGACTGGACTTGCCTTTCATGCCAGCAACCAGCTGTACGTGGTGCAGGGTCCGATCGTGAAGGACGTGAGCGCCTCTCCCGCGGACCTGAAGGTCACGGCCCAGGTGGCCACAACCGCATCCACCGGTTCGAACCTCAGCTACCAGTTCACAGTGTCGAACACAGGTCCGAATGCGGCAGTCGGCGCGACCCTCATCCTCAACGTTCCAGGTTCCGTCCCCATCGGCGCCGTAACGTCGTCGCAGGGAACCTGCACGGGGAGCGGTGTCCTCTACTGCGACCTTGGTTCGCTCGCCAACAACGCCACCGCGACCGTCACCTTCACCGGTGTCCCCAGCCTCTCGGGCACCATCGAGACCATCGCGACGGCAGCCTCGCAGAGCTTCGACCCGGCGATGAACAACAACCGCGTCACCGCCGACACGGTGGTCACCGGATCTCTGTTCAGCGCTCAGCCTTCGGTGACGCAACTCGCACCGAACTTCGTCGCGGCCGGCGGCGCCACCTTCACCGTCACGGTCAATGGCAGCGGCTTCAGCTCCGCCTCCAGCGTTCTGTGGAATGGAAGCGCTCTGCCGACCACGTTTGTGAGCGCGACACAGTTGACCGCCACAGTCGACACCTCCCTGATCAAGACCATGGGATGGGGGCAGGTGACCGTCAGCTCCGCGGCTCCGGGCGGAGGTCTGTCCGGTTCGCTTACGGTGAGCGTCTACAACCTGCTCAACCTCCCGGCAACCGCGATGACCTACGACGCTTTCACGCGCAAGCTCTACACCACGTTGCCGAGCACGGCCACGTCGGTGACCGGCAACAGCCTCGCGGCTGTCGATCCTGCTACCGGTGTCGTCGGAACGCCGATCTCTGTCGGCAGTGAGCCGAATCTCCTCGCCGAGACGACCTCCGGCAACTACCTCTATATCGGTCTAAGCGGAGCGAAGAGCCTCGGACGCTTCAACCTGAAGACGCAAACGCTGGATCTCACCGTTCCTCTGCAGAGCACGTCCTACTTCGGAAGCGGTCCCGCCGCTGCAACCGGGTTGGCCGCAGTCCCAGGAACGGATTCCGCGGTGGCGGCAACGGGTGTCGGCGTCATCGACTTCGCGGGGACGACAGCGACCGTCCGGACGAACTCCGATCCCGGGCTCAACAACGTCACTTTCGCGGACGCGACCCACTTCTATACCTATGACAACCAGTCCACGGGTGCCGAGTTCTACCGTTATTCGCTGGACTCCAGCGGGATTCATCCGATCGACGGCACAACGCTGCTCGGCTTCGGGGGCTTTGGTGGCACCTTCGCGCTGGACCGCGGACTCGTCTACGCTTCGGGCGGAGGGATCATCGACCCATCGACCACTCCACCCTCGCAGGTAGGTCTCCTTCCGCTCGGGGTTGGGCCATACAGCACGGGTCTCTACGGCGCCGGCGTCATTCCATATGCGGCCGAGCAGAAATCCTTCAATATCGGTATCAACACTGCGGGAACTGCGCTGACCTTCCTTGAGCGTTTCGATGACCAGCACTTCGTCATGGAAGACGAGTTACAGTTCCCCAGCAGCAATATCGGTTCAGGGGTGATCGGGACACGCTGGGGGCAGGATGGCTTGGCCTATATCCTGCCTGCCAGCTTCGGCAGCACAGTTCCGAACCAGATTCTGCTCCTGCGAGGTCCCTTCGTGCTTCCCGCCGAAGGAACCACCAACCCCGCACCTTCGTTGACCTCAACCGGAACAACAACCATCGCTGTCGGAAGCGGAAATCAGACGCTTACCTTGACTGGCTCCGGCTTCCTTCCGGGAGCGACTGTGTTGTGGAACGGAACTGTCCTCAGCACGACCTGGGTAGACGCGCAGCACCTCACCGCAGCCGTCGGGGCACAGGACGTGAACTCGGCGGCGACGGTCTCGATCACATGCCGCAATCCCGGTTCGACGGATTCGAGCGCACTCACCCTGTCGGTGCAATAA